In one window of Cellulophaga sp. HaHa_2_95 DNA:
- a CDS encoding 1-acyl-sn-glycerol-3-phosphate acyltransferase, with translation MISFSQKIGSVLYQIWFYILVAIPILIFLPILVVLSASEKWYPQFFWVARNIWANFILYGMGCIPKIKREERLVKGKSYMLVANHTSMLDIMMMLKVSPNPFVFVGKKELVKIPLFGFFYKRVCILVDRGDSKSRTAVYRRAQKRLNQGLSICIFPEGGVPEEHIVLDSFKDGAFKMAIAHRIPVVPMTFYNNKSRLPFTITKGKPGMSKVTVHHFFKTENLDEAHKASLRDEVRTVILNELNKASKI, from the coding sequence ATGATTTCATTTTCGCAAAAAATAGGAAGTGTACTATACCAAATTTGGTTCTACATTCTAGTAGCAATTCCCATCCTTATCTTTCTACCTATATTGGTAGTGTTATCAGCATCAGAAAAGTGGTATCCTCAGTTTTTCTGGGTAGCACGTAATATCTGGGCCAATTTTATTTTATATGGAATGGGTTGTATTCCTAAAATAAAACGAGAAGAAAGGCTCGTAAAAGGAAAAAGCTATATGTTGGTAGCTAACCATACGAGTATGTTAGACATCATGATGATGCTTAAGGTTAGTCCTAATCCTTTTGTGTTTGTAGGTAAAAAAGAATTGGTGAAAATTCCTTTATTTGGATTTTTCTACAAGCGTGTCTGCATTTTGGTAGATCGTGGGGACAGCAAGAGTAGAACGGCAGTATATAGAAGGGCACAAAAGCGACTTAATCAAGGATTAAGTATTTGTATATTTCCAGAAGGCGGTGTGCCAGAGGAACATATTGTTTTAGATAGTTTTAAGGATGGTGCTTTTAAAATGGCAATTGCACATAGGATTCCGGTAGTGCCAATGACTTTTTATAACAACAAAAGCCGTTTACCTTTTACCATCACTAAAGGAAAACCAGGAATGAGTAAAGTTACCGTGCATCATTTTTTTAAAACCGAAAACCTAGACGAAGCCCATAAAGCAAGTTTACGAGACGAAGTTAGAACGGTTATTTTAAATGAATTAAATAAAGCTTCTAAAATC
- the trpS gene encoding tryptophan--tRNA ligase, protein MARILTGIQSTGTPHLGNILGAVMPAIEMANDPKNESFLFIADMHSLTQIKNGEELRYNTYAVAATWLAFGLDISKTVFYKQSAIPQTAELSWYLSCFFPYQRLTLAHSFKDKADRLDDVNAGLFSYPMLMAADILLYDANIVPVGKDQLQHIEMTRDVASRFHAQMGETFVLPEGKIQEETMYIPGTDGAKMSKSKGNLINLFQTDKKLRKQIMGIQTDSTPMEDPKDPDADNVFALYKILASEEQIAEMRANYLNGNYGYGHAKQALYEVIIAKFGEAREKFDYYMNHTDEIDKALEIGAEKARKIANEVLGRVREKVGY, encoded by the coding sequence ATGGCGCGAATTTTAACAGGAATACAAAGTACAGGAACTCCACATTTAGGAAATATTTTAGGAGCAGTTATGCCAGCTATTGAAATGGCAAATGATCCAAAAAATGAATCTTTTCTATTTATTGCGGACATGCATTCTCTTACTCAGATAAAAAATGGGGAAGAATTAAGGTATAATACCTATGCAGTGGCTGCAACCTGGCTGGCTTTTGGTTTAGATATATCTAAAACGGTATTTTACAAACAAAGTGCTATTCCTCAAACAGCAGAACTATCATGGTATCTAAGCTGTTTCTTTCCGTACCAACGTTTAACCTTGGCACATTCTTTTAAAGATAAAGCAGATCGTTTAGATGATGTGAATGCTGGTTTATTTTCATATCCTATGCTAATGGCGGCAGATATTTTGTTGTATGATGCTAATATTGTTCCCGTAGGCAAAGATCAATTACAGCATATAGAAATGACGCGCGATGTTGCGTCTCGTTTCCATGCGCAAATGGGAGAAACTTTTGTATTGCCAGAAGGCAAAATTCAAGAAGAAACCATGTATATACCAGGTACAGATGGTGCTAAAATGAGTAAGAGTAAGGGAAATTTAATTAACCTTTTTCAAACAGATAAAAAGTTGCGTAAGCAAATTATGGGAATCCAAACGGATAGTACACCTATGGAAGACCCGAAAGATCCTGATGCGGATAATGTGTTTGCGCTGTATAAGATATTGGCTAGTGAAGAGCAAATTGCAGAAATGCGTGCCAATTACTTAAATGGAAATTATGGATATGGGCATGCAAAACAAGCCTTGTACGAGGTAATTATTGCCAAATTTGGTGAGGCTCGTGAGAAGTTTGATTATTACATGAATCATACCGATGAAATAGATAAAGCATTGGAAATTGGAGCAGAAAAAGCACGTAAAATAGCAAATGAAGTGTTAGGCCGTGTTAGAGAAAAGGTAGGGTACTAA
- a CDS encoding Crp/Fnr family transcriptional regulator, with amino-acid sequence MILEEIIDQIHPLQEPSRKQLVAIFEEETYPKSHILIRAQKIEPKLYFMKKGIVRGYSEFETGDITFWFGKEGNPILSMKSYVENKRGYENIELLEPSTVYSADSHTLKLLFKKDIAIANWGRILAEQELIKTEERLISRQLRTATERYQELISNEPDLIKRVPLNHIASYLGITQVSLSRIRASLK; translated from the coding sequence ATGATATTAGAAGAAATAATAGACCAAATACACCCCTTGCAAGAGCCTTCTAGAAAGCAACTAGTCGCTATTTTCGAAGAAGAGACCTATCCTAAATCTCATATTTTAATAAGAGCTCAAAAAATAGAGCCTAAACTTTATTTTATGAAAAAAGGAATTGTCCGGGGATATTCAGAATTTGAGACAGGTGATATTACTTTTTGGTTCGGAAAAGAAGGCAACCCCATCCTTTCTATGAAAAGTTACGTAGAAAACAAAAGAGGATATGAAAATATTGAACTTTTAGAACCAAGTACCGTCTACAGCGCAGATAGCCACACGCTTAAATTACTATTCAAAAAAGACATTGCTATTGCCAATTGGGGAAGAATTCTGGCAGAACAAGAACTTATCAAAACAGAAGAAAGACTTATATCAAGGCAATTGAGAACAGCGACGGAACGCTACCAAGAGCTAATTAGTAATGAGCCAGATTTAATTAAAAGAGTACCCTTAAACCATATAGCTTCTTATTTAGGAATCACCCAAGTTAGTCTAAGTAGAATCAGAGCCTCATTAAAATAA
- a CDS encoding acyl-CoA thioesterase, with the protein MTPKTPRESRTILTDLVLPSETNPLNNLFGGELLARMDRAASIAARRHSRRITVTASVNHVAFNQSVPVGSVVTVEAAVSRAFKTSMEVYIDVWMEDRFTGTKSKANDAIYTFVAVDDTGKPTEVPQLLPETDLEKDRFAAALRRKQLSLVLAGKMKPHDATELKALFLADETNK; encoded by the coding sequence ATGACGCCTAAGACTCCTCGTGAATCTAGAACAATTTTAACCGATTTGGTTTTGCCTAGCGAAACTAACCCTTTAAATAATCTGTTTGGTGGTGAATTATTGGCTAGAATGGATCGTGCCGCAAGTATCGCAGCAAGACGTCATAGCCGAAGAATTACAGTAACTGCATCTGTAAATCACGTAGCATTCAATCAATCTGTACCTGTTGGGAGTGTTGTAACTGTAGAGGCTGCTGTTTCAAGAGCGTTTAAGACGTCTATGGAGGTATATATAGATGTTTGGATGGAAGACCGTTTTACTGGAACTAAATCAAAGGCTAACGATGCCATTTATACGTTCGTTGCGGTAGATGATACAGGGAAGCCAACAGAGGTGCCGCAACTGCTTCCGGAAACGGACTTAGAAAAAGATCGTTTTGCAGCGGCATTACGAAGAAAACAACTAAGCTTAGTATTGGCGGGTAAGATGAAACCACATGATGCTACAGAACTCAAAGCATTATTTTT
- a CDS encoding multidrug efflux SMR transporter, which translates to MNWILLIIAGLFEIAFAFCLGKTKDTTGAEMYWWYVGFIICATTSFLLLIYSIRSLPIGTAYAVWTGIGAVGTVLIGILVFKEPANFWRIFFISTLIISIVGLKAVAK; encoded by the coding sequence ATGAATTGGATTTTACTAATCATAGCCGGCCTATTCGAAATAGCTTTTGCCTTCTGTTTAGGAAAAACAAAAGACACTACTGGCGCAGAAATGTACTGGTGGTACGTAGGGTTTATAATTTGTGCTACAACTAGCTTCTTATTGCTTATTTATAGCATCCGCAGTTTACCTATAGGAACTGCATATGCAGTCTGGACAGGAATAGGAGCCGTAGGAACGGTACTTATTGGAATACTTGTATTTAAAGAGCCTGCTAATTTCTGGAGAATATTCTTTATTTCTACCCTAATTATCTCTATTGTTGGCCTAAAGGCTGTCGCAAAATAA
- the dprA gene encoding DNA-processing protein DprA has protein sequence MTDSELISLLKLQRIPNIGDVTAKKLISHCGNPDAVFEEKNQNLLKIDGIGTHTIKHLREKIHQEKAEAEFLFVKNENITPIYFQEKNYPNYLKHCIDSPILLFEKGKINLADRKIIGIVGTRNITSYGTSFCEKLIEDLAPLNPIIVSGFAYGVDICVQKAAMKHGLQTIGCLAHGLNQIYPKVHAKYIPDVEKNGGFYTEFWSTSNPERENFLKRNRIVAGMSEATIVIESAEKGGSLVTADIAHSYNRDVFAVPGRAGDKYSTGCNTLIKQQKAQMLTSAADLIYNLGWELKDKKATTVQKQLFVDLDDTEQAIHRYLLKEGKQVLDLIALTCNIPIFKASSTLLNMEMKGVIRPLPGKLFEAL, from the coding sequence ATGACTGATAGTGAGCTAATTTCATTATTAAAATTACAGCGAATTCCTAATATTGGTGATGTCACAGCCAAAAAATTAATTTCACATTGTGGAAATCCTGATGCTGTTTTTGAAGAAAAAAATCAAAACTTATTAAAAATTGATGGTATTGGCACGCACACTATCAAGCACTTAAGGGAAAAAATACACCAAGAAAAGGCGGAAGCTGAATTTCTATTTGTAAAAAACGAAAATATTACCCCGATATACTTCCAAGAGAAAAATTACCCTAATTATCTAAAACATTGTATTGATAGTCCCATTCTCCTTTTTGAAAAAGGTAAAATAAATTTAGCCGATCGAAAAATCATAGGCATCGTTGGAACAAGAAACATTACAAGCTATGGCACTTCATTTTGCGAAAAGCTTATAGAAGATTTAGCGCCTCTAAATCCTATAATTGTAAGTGGCTTTGCATATGGTGTAGATATTTGTGTTCAAAAAGCCGCTATGAAACATGGCTTACAAACTATTGGCTGTTTAGCACACGGTCTAAATCAAATCTACCCAAAAGTACATGCCAAATATATTCCTGATGTAGAAAAAAATGGTGGCTTTTATACAGAGTTTTGGTCTACAAGTAATCCGGAGCGAGAAAATTTCTTAAAAAGAAACAGAATTGTAGCCGGTATGAGTGAAGCCACGATCGTTATAGAATCTGCCGAAAAAGGTGGAAGTCTAGTAACCGCAGATATTGCTCACAGTTACAATCGTGATGTATTTGCTGTCCCTGGTCGTGCAGGTGATAAATATAGTACAGGTTGCAATACGCTTATTAAACAACAAAAAGCACAAATGCTTACCTCAGCAGCAGATCTAATCTATAATTTAGGTTGGGAATTAAAAGATAAAAAAGCAACAACGGTTCAAAAACAGTTATTTGTTGATTTGGATGATACAGAACAAGCAATACACCGTTATTTATTAAAAGAAGGCAAGCAAGTATTAGACCTCATCGCTTTAACCTGCAACATCCCTATTTTCAAAGCCTCTTCTACCCTATTAAACATGGAAATGAAAGGCGTCATCCGACCTTTACCAGGTAAACTATTTGAAGCGCTCTAA
- a CDS encoding SPOR domain-containing protein: MRLEHHIEELLYRYNCVIVPEFGAFLSQTKSAFIDQDTHTFYPPSKFISFNELLTSNDGLLVSYVADIEKASYETMLTELATIGKNWKTQLQRGERLFLGNIGKLWLNKEGKIQFEPFEKVNFLTTSFGLSSCVSSKITREVLKEEVVKLEEEIPFIITPEQRAKHSFRPYLKYAAVIFFGISLGLSGLRFYKENQNIDQLVQQDAQKQVSKKIEEATFFDASPLELPVVNLHASLKTPIAATQYHIVAGAFKVKENADKKIEQLQSKGYNANYIGVNKFGFHVVAFDSFSEANDAINYLRKIKQTESSDAWLFQE; the protein is encoded by the coding sequence ATGAGATTAGAACACCATATTGAGGAATTACTTTACAGGTATAATTGCGTTATAGTGCCTGAGTTTGGAGCATTTTTAAGTCAGACTAAATCTGCTTTTATTGATCAAGATACCCATACATTTTACCCACCGTCTAAGTTTATTTCATTTAATGAATTGCTTACGTCTAACGATGGTTTGTTGGTTTCTTATGTTGCCGATATTGAAAAAGCAAGCTATGAAACCATGTTAACGGAGTTAGCAACGATTGGTAAAAATTGGAAAACTCAATTGCAAAGAGGTGAGCGTTTATTCTTAGGGAATATTGGTAAGCTTTGGTTAAATAAAGAAGGTAAGATTCAATTTGAACCTTTTGAAAAAGTAAACTTCTTAACGACCTCATTTGGTTTGTCTTCTTGTGTTTCTAGTAAAATTACTAGAGAAGTGCTTAAAGAAGAAGTTGTAAAATTAGAAGAAGAAATTCCGTTTATCATCACTCCAGAACAAAGAGCTAAACATTCTTTCAGACCTTATCTGAAATATGCTGCAGTTATATTCTTCGGAATATCTTTAGGATTATCTGGATTACGTTTTTATAAAGAAAATCAGAATATAGATCAGCTAGTGCAACAAGATGCTCAAAAGCAAGTATCTAAAAAAATAGAGGAAGCTACCTTCTTTGACGCTTCTCCATTAGAATTGCCTGTTGTGAACTTACATGCATCACTTAAAACTCCAATTGCAGCTACACAATACCATATTGTAGCGGGGGCATTTAAGGTAAAAGAGAATGCGGATAAGAAAATAGAACAGTTACAATCTAAAGGCTACAATGCAAATTATATTGGGGTAAACAAGTTTGGTTTTCATGTTGTTGCTTTTGATAGTTTTTCTGAAGCTAATGATGCCATCAATTATTTAAGAAAAATTAAGCAGACAGAATCTAGTGATGCTTGGTTGTTTCAAGAATAA
- a CDS encoding ACT domain-containing protein — MSGIKNISALVKGMTPKLNEGIYVFVSVKDATAIPSASILCEFKEAEGTTIIIDKNKADALNLSYEYEAAWITLTIHSSLEAVGLTALFANELAKHNISCNVIAAYYHDHIFVAVKDAENAMEALTNLAQNYTE; from the coding sequence ATGTCAGGTATTAAAAATATTTCAGCACTTGTAAAAGGAATGACTCCCAAATTAAATGAAGGTATTTATGTGTTCGTAAGTGTAAAAGATGCAACTGCAATTCCAAGCGCATCTATTTTATGTGAGTTCAAAGAAGCCGAAGGAACCACGATTATTATAGACAAAAATAAAGCAGATGCATTAAACCTCAGTTATGAATATGAAGCTGCATGGATTACATTAACTATTCACTCCTCATTAGAAGCGGTAGGATTAACTGCACTATTTGCAAATGAATTAGCAAAACACAACATTAGTTGTAATGTGATTGCCGCCTATTATCATGATCATATTTTTGTAGCCGTAAAAGATGCTGAAAACGCAATGGAAGCACTAACCAATTTGGCACAAAATTATACTGAATAG